AATCGAGCGGTTCCGACCCGGCGGCGCTGGGCCGTTCCCGGCCGAAGGCCACCTTCAGGAAGGCGGTCACGCCGCCCGCCAGCACGGCGGAGGTGACCGCCCGCAGCCCGGAGCGCGTCAGCCCCGGTTTCTTGAACGCGAGGCCGGTCCCCACCATCACCGCCGGCACGAGCGCCCAGACCTCCGGCTCGCCGACCTTCTTGAACGCGCTCGCGACGTCGTCCTTGGTGCTGGTCTGGTTGTCCAGCATGTAGCTCCGGACCGGATTGTCGACCAGGAAGAGCACCGACACACCGGCGGCCACGACGAGCGGCTGGTACCATTGGATCTGGTAGGGTGGGGGGGCATCTTGGGCGAGGAGTGGCGATGCCTGCGCCCAGAGAACGGTAGCGCCAATGAGCGATCGGAGGAGCCACCCCTTGGGAGAAAGTGCAGTCGGCATTATTTAAGGTAGTTGAATCCCCCTCCGGTCCGCACGGTCCGGAGGCGCCCGGCCGGTCCACTACACCCCAGGACGACTTGACATGCGCCGCCTTTTTGCCCTCCCCCTGCTTGCGATCGCCCTGTCCGGCTGCCCGAGCTATGACAGCTACACCCCGGTGGTGTCCCAGAAAGGGCTCATTCCGCCGGACCAGTTTGCCCGGTACGGGAAGGAGCAGGCGCAGGCCGTGGCCGTGGCGCGTGAGTTCGGTTTCGCGTACCAGGGCGACACCCCGGCGGACTTCGGGGCGCAGGCGGCCGCCGGCGCCGCCTATGCCCGCACCATGCCCGACGTGGTCAACGTGACCGTCGACAGCCTCGGCCACCGTATCACGCTGCAGTTCCGGAGCGGCTGGCGCACCGCGGTTGATCCGATCGCCGACGGTCGGCGTGGCAACGAGACCCCCGGCATCTCGGCGGCCGCACCTGCCTCGTGACCGACGACTGCCTCCAGGTGACGGTGGCCGCTTCCTCTCGTGAGGAGGCGGACCAGCTCGCGGGGAGTGCGGTCGAACGGCGGTTGGCCGCCTGCGGCCAGGTCGCCGGCCCGATAGTATCCACCTATCGCTGGGAAGGGCAGGTGCGCCATGCGGAGGAGTGGCTCTGCATCCTGAAGACCACGCGGGCACGCTACTCCGAGCTGGAGACACTGCTTCGCGCAGCGCACAGCTACGACAACCCTGAGATCATCGCCACCGCCGTTCTGGCGGGCAGCGCCGACTACCTCGCCTGGCTCCGCGCCGAAACGGCGCCATCAACCGGAGGATCGACATGACCGCTCCAACTGCACCGGCCCCCGAATCCACCCCGATCTGGGAAGACTTCCTCGAAATCTTTATCAAGCCGTCCGCCGTCTTTGAACGGCGCAAGGACGCCGGCTTTTTCGTCCCGCTGCTGGTCTTCCTGGTGGTGTTCATCGCGATCTGGTTCGGCCTGAAGGGCGCGTTTCAGCCCATCATGGACGCCGAGATGTCGCGCGGCATCGCGAAGGCCATGGCCAAGAACCCCCAGATGACTGAAGAGATGGCGGCCGGCATGCGCGCCGCCTCCGAGAAGTTTGCGGTGGTGGGCATCGTGGTCAGCCTCCCGGTCATCGTGCTCCTGCTGGGGCTCACCACCTGGGTGGCCGGCAAGATGGTCGGGGCGGCCGTGTCGGTTGGGGCGGCGATGATGATCGCCACCTACAGCTACTTCCCGCGGATCCTCGAGCTGCTCGTCTCCGGCGCCCAGGCGCTCCTCCTGCCGGAGGAACAATTGACCGGAGAAGCGTCGGTCAAGCTCGGGGTGGCGCGGATGTTCAACCCGGATACGACGTCGGGCGTGCTGATGGCAACCCTGATGCGCGTGGACGTCTTCACGCTCTGGATCACCTTCCTCATCGCGGTCGGCCTCCATGTGGTCGGCAAGATCCCGATGAGCAAGGCGCTGCTCGGCGGCGCCATCGTCTGGGTGATCGGCGCGCTTCCCAAGGTCCTGCCCGCCCTGATGGCCGGCTGACCACCCAAGTACCCGCGCGGGAGAACCCATGAAGCGCAGCACCATCATCACCATTGCCGTCGCCCTGGGCTTCGGCGCCATGCTCCTCTACTCCACGCTCAACAGCCAGAACGTGGAGTGCACCGTCACCGTCGAGTACAACGGGCGCAGCAACACCGCGACCGCCTCCGGCGCGTCCGAATCCGACGCCCTGCAACAGGCGCAGACCACGGCGTGCGGCCCGATCATCGCCGGCATGAACGAGTCGATCGCCTGCGGCAAGGCAATTCCCGTCGCAAAGTCGTGTAGGCCGCTGTGAGCATGACGGGGCTCCGCCTCCCGCACCCGCTCGTCCTCCTGGTCGGGTTCGTGCTGGCGGCGGCGGCCCTGACCTGGATCGTCCCCGCCGGGGAATATCAGCGCCAGGAGGATCCGGCCACCGGCCGGCAGGTGGTGGTCCCCGGCACCTACCGGACCGTCGCTCCCGCACCGGTCTCCCTGACCGACGCGCTCGTCGACATCCCGAAGGGGATGGCCGACGCCGCCTCCGTCATCTTTCTCGTCTTCCTGGTTGGCGCCGCCTGGACCGTGGTGGAGCGGACCGGTGTCTTCGGTACCCTCCTCGACGAACTCGTGGCGCGATTGCGCGGCCACGACACCCTCGTCATCCCGATCTCCTGCCTGGTCTTTGCCACCGGCGGCATCCTGATCCAGATGCAGGAAGAGCTGATCGCCTTCGCCCCCATCCTCCTCCTCCTCGTGGCGCGCCTCGGATTCAACCGGGTCACCGCCGTCGCGATGAGCATCGGCGCCGCCATCGTCGGCGCCGCCTTCAGCCCCATCGACCCCTTCATGGTCGGCATCGCGCAGAAGGTGGCTGGCCTGCCGCTCCTGAGCGGGTCGGCCTTTCGCATCGCCTTCCTGATCCCCGCGCTCGCCATCTATATCTGGTACACCATGCGCTACGCGGCGCGCACCCAGACCGCGGCGGTCGCCTCCACGGGACAGGAGGCCGCGGCGGGGGCAAGCGGATGGCGGATGCGCACCATCCTGGCGCTCATTATCGGCGCCTTCGCGCTCTTCGTGGTGGGGGTGCTCCGCTGGGACTGGGACTTCGACCAGATGTCGGCGCTCTTCTTCGCGATGGGTCTCATCGCGGGGCTCGTTGGCAAACTGGGCTTCGAGGGAACCGCCGAAGCGTACGTGGACGGCTTCAAGTCCATGGCGTACGCGGCCATGATCATCGGCTTCGCCCGCGCCATTTACGTCGTGATGAACCAGGGCCACATCGTGGACACGGTGGTCCGCGGGCTCTTCGCCCCCGTCGCCGAGCTTCCCGTCACCCTGACGGCGTTCGGGATGATGGTGGCGCACGCACTTCTGCACATCCCCGTGCCGAGCACCAGCGGCCAGGCCGTGTTGACCATGCCCCTGCTCGTGCCGCTCTCGGATCTCCTGGGGCTCGCGCGCCAGGTGACGGTACTCGCCTACCAGTTCGGCGTAGGGCTGATGGACCTCGTCAATCCCACCAATGGCGCGCTGCTGGCCATGGTCGCCGCCGTTGGCGTCCGCCTGGAGGAGTGGTGGAAATTCGCCATCCCGGTGATGTTGCTCCTGACGGCGCTGGCGACGATTGCACTGACCGCCGCCATCGCGATCGGACTCACCTGAGGGAATTCCACCCCGCCCCGGTCGTCCCTTCCGGGGGACGCCCAGCGACGGGAACGAAATGCCGCCCACCGTTGTAACAGTATTATGGGATGGGCACTTGCCCACCGCGGCAGATCGGGAGCGGGCCGGTATGGCACCCAAGTTGCAAACACCTATCGATGGGCAGGCACTGGCGCCTGGCCCGTCACCGGGAGACACCGGACCGATGAGTGAAATCACGATCCGTGAGATGGAACAGGATGAAGAGTTTGCCGCCTGGTTTTCGGACCTCCTGACCGAGGAAGACGAAGCCGAGGGGACGACGATTCGTGTCGAGGATCGGTACCTCGTCCTGACCAGTGAAATCGGCGACTGGGTCGGCGGCCTGCGCTACACACTGCAGGGCGGCGTGGCCCACCTGGTCGAAGTGGCGGTGGCACCGGCGGAACGGCGGCAGGGGCACGCGCATCGGCTGCTCGGCGCCTTCGAGGAGCGGGCCGCCAGCTACGGGGCGCATCTGGTCGAATTCTGGACCGACGACCTCCGTTCGGAAGCCTTCCTCACGGCGATGGGGTGGCGTCGCGTGATGACCCGTGAGGGCTACATCGGTCGCCAGGTCTGGTACCTGATGGAAAAGGCGTTGCCGTCGTCCTGAGCCGGTGCTGCGGAGGCGCGGGGAGGACGTTAGCTTAGAGAGTCGAGGTGGCGTGGCCACCTCGACTCTCTCTCGTTCCGGGCCGGCGGCCCCGGGGGCATCATGACGATTCGTGACACTGCGCGGGACATCATCGAGAAGTTCGAGGTGCTGCGGGACTTCGAGACCACCGTGCGCGACTTGATGGCCGCGCACGAAGCGAAGCGTCCCCTCTGGTTCCCGCACGACCTCCTCGGTCCCGGCCCCGACGAGTCGGTTGACGATCACCTCAAACGCGCCCGGCGCCGCGCCGACGGGATTCCGGTGCCGGCCCGAGCCGCCGTCGCCCTCAACCTCCTCACGGAGGAAGGGCTCCCTCATTTCCACCGGGTCTTCGCGGCGCACGCCGGCGAGGACAGCCACTGGCGGGACTGGCTCAACCTCTGGACCGCCGAAGAGGACCGCCACGGCCAGGTGCTCCATGACTACGTTCGCGACACCGGGCTTCTCGACCAGCGGAAGCTGGAGGAAATTCAGTTCGAATACATGCGGGCCGGGTTCAATCCGGACTGGGACAAGGACCCCTATCGCGTGTTCGTCTACACGTCGGTCCAGGAACGTGCGACACAGCGCTCCCATGCCGAGACCGGGAAGATCGTGTCGGAGTACGACCCGGAACTTGGCGAGGTGCTCGAGAAGGTCGCGATGGAGGAGGCACGGCACTTCACCTTTTACCGTTCGGTGTTTGCCGAAGTGCTCAAGCGCGATCCGAACCGTGGCCTGGAGTCGGCGTCGCATATCCTGCCCGGGATCGACATGCCGGGGCTCACCATTCCTGGCTTCCGCGATTTCGCCGAGGTGATCCGGCGCGCCGGCATCTACGGACCGCGCGACTACCTCAAAATTGTCCAGGAGCAGATCGCCTACTGGAAGATCGAGAAGCTCGAGGGGCTGAACGAGATGGGGCGGAAGGCGCAGGAGCGGATCATGGCGGTGCCCGACCGTCTCCGTCGCATCGCCGACCTGATCGAGACCCGCAGCCGGGCCAAGACCTTCACGTTCGAGGTGGTATTCAATCGTGAATTCGCCATGGAGTAGCGGGGTCACCCGCCGCGCTGTCGCCCTCTCGCTGCTCTGCGCCCTGGCCGGCGCCTGCGGGAAGGACAAGGCACCACCACAGGCCAATCCGGCGTCCCGTCCTGCCCCGCCCGCGGGGGATGTCGCGCAGGAGGAGGCCACGCTTCTCGGCCGTGACGTGTTCCTGCTTGTCGACCGTCTCGCCGCCTACGCCGCCGCCAACCAGCGGAAGTATCCGACGTCACTGCGGTCGGCCGGCATCGACAGCCTCACCCCCAAGATTGCGCGGCAGATCGACACCCGCACCAAGCCCCCGATGGCCTTCGCGATGTTCCGCAACCCGCTCGGCCACCAGCTGACGAGTTGCCGGGGCACCACAGACCTCCTTGAGGAGTCGGCGCTCAACGACGGCCGATTCACGGTCACCTGCACCAACTCCGAGGGGCTGAGCTCTCCCTACAAGGTGCAACGCGCCAGCGGCCGATGAGGCCCGCATGAGCATCCCGACCCTCCTCGCGCTCGTCGCCCGCGGGCTCAGTATCGCGGCGCTCTGCTACGCGGCAGTGGTAGCGCTCACCTTCTGGCTGGTGCGCGCGCGGCACCTGGCGCCGTTCGGGGCCTGGCCCCGGCTGGTGCGCCGGGTGTCCGACCCCGTCCTCCGCCCGCTCGAGGCTCGTCTGACTCGCGCCGGGCGAAACCCCCAGGATGCGCCGCTCTGGCTGTTCGGGTTCACCGTCCTCGGCGGCCTGCTGCTGATTTCGCTCACCGACTGGATGATCGGATTCTGGTTCCGCGCCCGGTTGGCGGCCGGCGCCGGCGCCGGCGGCATGGCCGCGTTCCTGATCAACGGGGTCTTTGCCCTGTTGATCGCCGCCCTGATCATCCGGGTCGTGGCGTCGTGGTTTGGCATCGGTGTCTATCATCGTCACTTTCGGCCTGTCATCCTGCTGACCGAGTGGCTGGTCGCCCCGATCCGACGAGTCCTGCCCCCGATGGGGATGATCGACTTCAGTCCGCTCGTGGCCTGGCTCGCACTCGTGCTGCTGCGGTCGCTGCTGCTCGGTCTCGTTCGATGAACCCGGTGGAGGGCACGGGCGACGGGGTCCGGCTCCGGCTCCGGATCCAGCCGCGGGCCTCCCGCACCGAAGTGGCCGGGCTCCATGGGGACAGCGTCCGGATCCGGCTCTCCGCCCCTCCGGTGGACGGCGCGGCCAATGACGCGCTGATCCAATTTCTCGCCACGACGCTCGGGGTGCCGGCACGGGCGGTGGAGATCACGGCCGGCCACGGTGGGCGCCAGAAGACCGTGCTTGTCCGGGGCGTCGGGCGCGCGGCCGCCGTGGAAGCAA
The DNA window shown above is from Gemmatimonadales bacterium and carries:
- the cutA gene encoding divalent-cation tolerance protein CutA — translated: MTDDCLQVTVAASSREEADQLAGSAVERRLAACGQVAGPIVSTYRWEGQVRHAEEWLCILKTTRARYSELETLLRAAHSYDNPEIIATAVLAGSADYLAWLRAETAPSTGGST
- a CDS encoding DUF167 family protein → MNPVEGTGDGVRLRLRIQPRASRTEVAGLHGDSVRIRLSAPPVDGAANDALIQFLATTLGVPARAVEITAGHGGRQKTVLVRGVGRAAAVEAMGLPPE
- a CDS encoding acyl-ACP desaturase, with protein sequence MTIRDTARDIIEKFEVLRDFETTVRDLMAAHEAKRPLWFPHDLLGPGPDESVDDHLKRARRRADGIPVPARAAVALNLLTEEGLPHFHRVFAAHAGEDSHWRDWLNLWTAEEDRHGQVLHDYVRDTGLLDQRKLEEIQFEYMRAGFNPDWDKDPYRVFVYTSVQERATQRSHAETGKIVSEYDPELGEVLEKVAMEEARHFTFYRSVFAEVLKRDPNRGLESASHILPGIDMPGLTIPGFRDFAEVIRRAGIYGPRDYLKIVQEQIAYWKIEKLEGLNEMGRKAQERIMAVPDRLRRIADLIETRSRAKTFTFEVVFNREFAME
- a CDS encoding YggT family protein, which encodes MSIPTLLALVARGLSIAALCYAAVVALTFWLVRARHLAPFGAWPRLVRRVSDPVLRPLEARLTRAGRNPQDAPLWLFGFTVLGGLLLISLTDWMIGFWFRARLAAGAGAGGMAAFLINGVFALLIAALIIRVVASWFGIGVYHRHFRPVILLTEWLVAPIRRVLPPMGMIDFSPLVAWLALVLLRSLLLGLVR
- a CDS encoding YIP1 family protein, which produces MTAPTAPAPESTPIWEDFLEIFIKPSAVFERRKDAGFFVPLLVFLVVFIAIWFGLKGAFQPIMDAEMSRGIAKAMAKNPQMTEEMAAGMRAASEKFAVVGIVVSLPVIVLLLGLTTWVAGKMVGAAVSVGAAMMIATYSYFPRILELLVSGAQALLLPEEQLTGEASVKLGVARMFNPDTTSGVLMATLMRVDVFTLWITFLIAVGLHVVGKIPMSKALLGGAIVWVIGALPKVLPALMAG
- a CDS encoding phosphatase PAP2 family protein, whose amino-acid sequence is MPTALSPKGWLLRSLIGATVLWAQASPLLAQDAPPPYQIQWYQPLVVAAGVSVLFLVDNPVRSYMLDNQTSTKDDVASAFKKVGEPEVWALVPAVMVGTGLAFKKPGLTRSGLRAVTSAVLAGGVTAFLKVAFGRERPSAAGSEPLDFEPFELSSDDASMPSGHTSAAFGLAASLAEDVHPLWGKIGLYMVATGTAWSRVYNNQHWTSDVVAGAIVGITSAKLVSGKWQVWGIHPPSVFTNGHQVTVSWQGTF
- a CDS encoding GNAT family N-acetyltransferase, with product MSEITIREMEQDEEFAAWFSDLLTEEDEAEGTTIRVEDRYLVLTSEIGDWVGGLRYTLQGGVAHLVEVAVAPAERRQGHAHRLLGAFEERAASYGAHLVEFWTDDLRSEAFLTAMGWRRVMTREGYIGRQVWYLMEKALPSS